A region from the Alosa alosa isolate M-15738 ecotype Scorff River chromosome 7, AALO_Geno_1.1, whole genome shotgun sequence genome encodes:
- the mis18a gene encoding protein Mis18-alpha — translation MGDDYLSASVSAVGEATYTLAGEEDSDAPAVFFCVKCRLPLGDSFSWSGTDEQQNHILLRRVSNNVAVGREPLFAGKYKKMGCVIRTLSCLGCSSPIGIMYVSTPKELDHRRSLFSMDVARIDSYVVGSSTQQRATLSSEKTPVTLEYREGVQQQLNEVKALTVAIGQRLSEIEANLQNKSV, via the exons ATGGGTGACGATTACCTATCGGCGTCCGTGTCCGCGGTGGGAGAGGCTACGTACACACTGGCCGGAGAGGAGGACAGCGACGCGCCAGCCGTCTTCTTCTGCGTGAAGTGCAGACTGCCCCTGGGCGATTCTTTCTCGTGGTCCGGGACGGACGAGCAGCAGAACCACATACTGCTACGGA gaGTCAGCAACAACGTGGCCGTCGGCCGGGAGCCTCTCTTCGCTGGAAAGTACAAGAAGATGGGCTG TGTGATCCGGACCCTGAGCTGTCTCGGCTGTTCCTCGCCGATCGGAATCATGTACGTGTCGACGCCCAAGGAACTGGACCATCGGCGGTCTCTCTTCAGCATGGACGTGGCCAGAATCGAcag CTATGTAGTGGGGTCCTCCACCCAACAGAGGGCGACGTTGAGCTCCGAGAAGACGCCTGTTACCCTTGAGTACAGAGAGGGCGTTCAACAGCAGCTCAATGAG GTGAAGGCTCTAACCGTGGCGATAGGACAGAGGCTGTCTGAGATCGAGGCCAACCTGCAGAACAAGTCCGTATGA
- the LOC125297689 gene encoding gastrula zinc finger protein XlCGF49.1-like, producing the protein MFKEQLQTHLKSHEEKRCKCLECGDISHPGVERYPCPVCEKSFMQKSHLKLHQKVHTGKKPYRCLECGKTFRLMSTLTEHQAIHTGKKTHRCLECGKTFRRRSKLGEHQRVHSEEKPYSCPVCGKRFRWKSSIAKHQKIHTGIKPHQCSECGKAFTYASCLKNHQRIHTGERPYPCPRCGKAFRTNSNLRLHENAWKREAKYGMKVHQRSQCE; encoded by the exons ATGTTTAAGGAGCAGTTGCAGACACACCTGAAGTCGCATGAGGAAAAACGCTGTAAGTGTTTAGAATGTG GAGATATCAGCCACCCTGGAGTAGAACGTTATCCTTGCCCAGTGTGTGAGAAAAGCTTTATGCAGAAGTCTCATCTCAAACTACACCAGAAGGTCCATACGGGAAAAAAGCCTTATCGGTGTTTAGAGTGTGGAAAGACATTCAGGCTAATGTCCACACTTACGGAACACCAGGCGATCCATACTGGAAAAAAGACTCATCGGTGTCTAGAGTGTGGGAAGACGTTCAGGCGACGCTCCAAACTTGGAGAACACCAGAGGGTCCATTCTGAAGAGAAGCCTTATTCATGTCCTGTATGTGGGAAGCGTTTCAGATGGAAGTCGTCCATCGCCAAGCATCAGAAGATTCACACAGGAATAAAGCCTCATCAGTGCTCCGAGTGTGGAAAGGCTTTTACATACGCGTCTTGTCTGAAGAACCACCAGAGGATCCATACTGGGGAAAGGCCGTATCCGTGTCCCCGGTGTGGAAAGGCATTTAGGACCAACTCTAATTTGAGGCTCCATGAGAACGCATGGAAGAGAGAAGCCAAGTACGGAATGAAGGTGCACCAGCGTTCTCAGTGTGAATAG
- the LOC125297315 gene encoding uncharacterized protein LOC125297315 produces MEVIVKVKDSQEEKESSFLSLSCGYSDIKPASIELILKEEEVAEDRDAALLQACQQVAMVKMEEFEEHEEGCRRQDADSGETPCRVSFPPLHLSDGLSGCGERQPPPSHQCSPVTTMASSLSNHLRTSHTAERPPFSQATALRVDYGARERLLPVSWDLREESRRPDLMDKLQDRSRHRNKMNAATEEEEHHHRRMSTLLGNKNAAKHTRLIEFGWMHNGRQVRSRNGGGTRRLVMPKNASYDDLFQLGKEMFFPEGLSTKGPETDFLFQIRDYSGTQMPRDATVGALYEPLKHGMLRLYLCSGDRGELEPESELRLESGSESCGSEHVSSPSRPQLGPPPRSTSTSMSSLSSDVNCVASSDLAHEVLGYPDESYHFAVEALASPPSFRSGHHAQLELNSCDSQAPKLLCDSQESRVPALEAPSQPKRSRWEPSCPSSTSRTLRLRRVNIARDMIKQFEDPSMMDAALSVSFVGESAADASRLASASVSFADESGVNAPGQASPREAYSRFWAVFLQADAAAAAASEQRRRASPPCCLTGARQSGRLPAGSC; encoded by the exons ATGGAGGTCATTGTAAAAGTGAAAGATTCCCAAGAAGAGAAGGAgtcttcttttctctcacttAGCTGCGGCTACAGCGACATCAAGCCAGCCAGTATTGAGTTGATACTAAAGGAGGAGGAAGTTGCAGAAGACCGGGACGCGGCACTACTGCAAGCATGTCAACAGGTCGCTATGGTGAAGATGGAGGAGTTCGAAGAACATGAAGAGGGTTGTCGTCGACAAG ATGCGGACAGCGGAGAGACTCCGTGTAGAGTTAGCTTTCCGCCGCTGCATCTCAGTGACGGCCTGTCGGGTTGCGGGGAACGTCAACCGCCGCCTTCGCACCAGTGCTCTCCGGTGACCACCATGGCGTCTTCCCTGTCAAACCATCTCAGGACATCACACACTGCAGAGAGGCCTCCG TTTAGCCAAGCAACAGCATTGAGAGTAGACTACGGAGCAAGGGAAAGATTACTTCCTGTTTCGTGGGACCTGCGCGAGGAGTCAAGGAGGCCGGATCTCATGGATAAGCTACAAGACCGGTCCAGACACCGAAAT AAGATGAACGCAGccactgaggaggaggagcatcACCACCGGCGTATGTCTACGTTGCTGGGCAACAAGAATGCGGCCAAGCACACACGGCTGATAGAGTTCGGCTGGATGCACAACGGCAGACAGGTGCGCAGCCGCAACGGCGGAGGCACGCGGCGTTTGGTCATGCCCAAGAACGCCAGTTACGACGACCTCTTCCAGCTGGGGAAGGAGATGTTCTTCCCGGAGGGGCTCTCCACCAAGGGCCCCGAGACTGACTTCCTGTTCCAAATCCGGGACTACAGCGGCACGCAGATGCCCCGCGATGCAACCGTGGGAGCGCTCTATGAGCCCCTCAAGCATGGAATGCTGCGACTCTACCTGTGCTCAGGTGATCGCGGCGAACTCGAACCCGAGTCTGAGTTAAGATTGGAGTCCGGGTCCGAGTCGTGCGGTTCTGAGCACGTGTCAAGCCCGAGCAGGCCCCAGCTCGGGCCGCCACCGCGCTCGACGTCGACTTCAATGTCATCGCTGTCATCGGACGTCAACTGCGTTGCCTCCAGCGATTTAGCTCACGAGGTCCTCGGGTACCCGGACGAGTCGTATCACTTTGCGGTCGAGGCGTTGGCATCGCCGCCGTCTTTTAGATCCGGACACCACGCGCAGTTAGAGTTGAATAGTTGTGACTCGCAAGCTCCCAAGCTTCTCTGTGACTCCCAGGAGTCGCGCGTCCCCGCTCTTGAGGCTCCGTCTCAACCAAAGAGGTCTCGGTGGGAGCCGTCGTGTCCCAGCTCCACTTCGAGGACGCTCAGACTGCGGCGCGTCAACATCGCCCGCGACATGATCAAGCAGTTCGAAGACCCCAGCATGATGGACGCCGCTCTGTCTGTAAGCTTCGTCGGCGAATCTGCCGCCGACGCGTCCCGCCTGGCCTCTGCATCCGTGAGCTTCGCAGACGAGTCTGGCGTCAATGCGCCAGGCCAAGCATCCCCTCGGGAAGCGTATTCCAGGTTTTGGGCAGTGTTCTTGCAGGCGGACGCTGCGGCGGCAGCAGCGAGCGAACAACGACGCCGCGCATCCCCACCCTGCTGCCTGACCGGGGCAAGGCAGAGTGGGAGGCTGCCGGCAGGATCCTGCTGA